In Streptomyces canus, one DNA window encodes the following:
- a CDS encoding NAD(P)/FAD-dependent oxidoreductase has product MRTVAVVGASLAGLSAARSLRKQGYDGRLVVIGDELHRPYDRPPLSKEFLAGSLAEADLALEPDAEDLRAEWLLGVRAVGLDGPQRAVRLADGSEVRADGVVIATGAAARTLPGTDGLAGVHTLRTLDDARALRDELTLGGRLVVIGGGFIGAEVASTAYALGLDVTVVEAAPTPLAGPLGETMGTIVSALHADHGVRLLCGVGVKGLSGESRVDAVLLEDGRSVPADIVVVGVGARPCVEWLAGSGIELDDGVKCGADGRTGLAGVVAVGDCASWYDPRAGLHRRVEHWTGARERPDAAVTALLAGGAVEPSAPRPPYFWSDQYGVKIQFAGHAAGADSVTIEEGARDDRNVLAVYRRSGHPVAVLGMNQPRLFMRWRKQLATAA; this is encoded by the coding sequence GTGAGGACGGTCGCCGTGGTCGGCGCCTCGCTCGCCGGTCTGTCGGCGGCGCGCTCGCTGCGGAAACAGGGCTACGACGGCCGGCTCGTCGTCATCGGCGACGAACTCCACCGCCCGTACGACAGGCCCCCGTTGTCCAAGGAGTTCCTGGCCGGCTCGCTGGCCGAGGCCGATCTCGCGCTGGAGCCGGACGCCGAGGACCTGCGGGCCGAGTGGCTGCTCGGCGTCCGCGCCGTCGGTCTCGACGGCCCGCAGCGCGCCGTACGGCTCGCCGACGGCAGCGAGGTACGGGCGGACGGCGTCGTCATAGCGACCGGCGCCGCCGCCCGGACCCTGCCCGGCACGGACGGCCTGGCCGGGGTGCACACCCTGCGCACCCTGGACGACGCCCGCGCCCTGCGCGACGAACTGACCCTCGGGGGACGGCTGGTGGTGATCGGTGGCGGCTTCATCGGCGCCGAGGTCGCCTCCACCGCGTACGCCCTCGGGCTCGACGTGACCGTGGTGGAAGCGGCCCCGACCCCGCTGGCCGGACCGCTCGGCGAGACCATGGGCACCATCGTCTCCGCCCTCCACGCGGACCACGGGGTACGGCTGTTGTGCGGGGTGGGCGTCAAGGGGCTGAGCGGCGAGAGCCGCGTCGACGCCGTCCTGCTGGAGGACGGCCGCAGCGTCCCCGCCGACATCGTGGTGGTGGGGGTCGGCGCCCGCCCGTGCGTCGAATGGCTCGCGGGCTCGGGCATCGAACTCGACGACGGCGTCAAGTGCGGCGCCGACGGCCGCACCGGCCTGGCCGGTGTGGTCGCGGTCGGTGACTGCGCCTCCTGGTACGACCCGCGCGCGGGCCTGCACCGCCGGGTCGAGCACTGGACCGGCGCACGGGAGCGGCCCGACGCCGCGGTGACCGCACTGCTGGCGGGCGGCGCGGTGGAACCGAGCGCGCCGAGGCCGCCGTACTTCTGGTCGGACCAGTACGGCGTGAAGATCCAGTTCGCCGGTCACGCCGCCGGTGCCGACAGTGTGACGATCGAGGAAGGCGCCCGGGACGACCGCAACGTCCTGGCCGTCTACCGGCGTTCCGGGCATCCGGTCGCCGTGCTCGGGATGAATCAGCCGCGGCTGTTCATGCGCTGGCGCAAGCAGCTCGCCACCGCGGCCTGA
- a CDS encoding S-(hydroxymethyl)mycothiol dehydrogenase, producing MTHEVRAVVARAKGAPVSVETIVVPDPGPGEAQVKVEACGVCHTDLHYREGGIGDDFPFLLGHEAAGRVEAVGEGVTGVEPGDFVILNWRAVCGTCRACAKGRPWYCFATHNATQRMTLLDGTPLTPALGIGAFAEKTLVAAGQCTKVDPAAPATAAGLLGCGVMAGFGAAVNTGAVGRGDSVAVIGCGGVGMAAVVGARLAGAAKVIAVDVDPRKLERATRMGATHTVDGSTADVVAAVRELTGGFGADVVVEAVGRPETYEQAFYARDLAGTVVLVGVPTPEMKLELPLLDVFGRGGALKSSWYGDCLPSRDFPALIDLYLGGRFDLDAFVSETVDLGDVEKAFEKMHRGEVLRSVVVL from the coding sequence ATGACTCATGAGGTTCGTGCTGTCGTCGCCCGGGCGAAAGGCGCCCCCGTCTCCGTCGAGACGATCGTGGTGCCGGATCCGGGCCCCGGCGAGGCGCAGGTGAAGGTCGAGGCGTGCGGCGTCTGCCACACCGATCTCCACTACCGGGAGGGCGGGATCGGTGACGACTTCCCCTTCCTGCTCGGGCACGAGGCGGCCGGCCGCGTCGAAGCCGTCGGCGAGGGCGTCACCGGCGTCGAGCCGGGCGACTTCGTCATCCTCAACTGGCGTGCGGTCTGCGGTACGTGCCGGGCCTGCGCCAAGGGCAGGCCGTGGTACTGCTTCGCCACGCACAACGCGACCCAGCGGATGACGCTGCTCGACGGCACTCCGCTCACGCCCGCCCTCGGCATCGGCGCGTTCGCAGAGAAGACCCTGGTCGCCGCGGGGCAGTGCACCAAGGTGGACCCGGCCGCCCCGGCGACCGCCGCGGGACTCCTCGGCTGCGGTGTCATGGCGGGCTTCGGTGCGGCCGTGAACACCGGCGCCGTCGGCCGTGGGGACTCCGTCGCCGTCATCGGCTGCGGCGGGGTCGGTATGGCTGCGGTCGTGGGCGCACGGCTCGCCGGCGCGGCCAAGGTCATCGCCGTCGACGTCGACCCGCGCAAGCTGGAACGGGCCACGCGGATGGGCGCCACCCACACCGTCGACGGCTCCACGGCGGACGTCGTGGCAGCGGTGCGCGAGCTGACCGGCGGCTTCGGCGCCGACGTGGTCGTGGAGGCGGTCGGCCGCCCCGAGACGTACGAACAGGCCTTCTACGCCCGCGACCTCGCCGGCACCGTCGTCCTGGTCGGTGTGCCGACCCCGGAGATGAAGCTGGAGCTGCCGCTGCTCGACGTCTTCGGGCGGGGCGGCGCGCTGAAGTCCAGCTGGTACGGCGACTGTCTGCCCTCCCGCGACTTCCCTGCCCTCATCGACCTCTACCTGGGCGGACGCTTCGACCTGGACGCCTTCGTCTCCGAGACCGTCGACCTCGGGGACGTGGAGAAGGCGTTCGAGAAGATGCACCGCGGTGAGGTGCTGCGGTCCGTGGTGGTGCTGTGA
- a CDS encoding excinuclease ABC subunit UvrA, with product MSKATRTDAQHAADSHDLIRVHGARENNLKDVSIEIPKRRLTVFTGVSGSGKSSLVFDTIAAESQRLINETYSAFVQGFMPTLARPEVDVLDGLTTAITVDQQRLGGDPRSTVGTVTDTNAMLRILFSRLGTPHIGSPKAFSFNVASISGAGAVTMERGGQTVKERRSFSIVGGMCPRCEGRGTVNDIDLTQLYDDSKSLSEGAMTIPGYKAGGWNYRLYSESGFFDADKPIRRFTKRELQDFLYREPTRMKIAGINMTYEGLVPRIQKSMLAKDRESMQPHIREFVDRAITFTVCPECEGTRLSEGARSSKIKGISIADACAMQISDLAEWVRALDEPSVGPLLTALGETLDSFVEIGLGYLSLDRSSGTLSGGEAQRTKMIRHLGSSLTDVTYVFDEPTIGLHPHDIQRMNNLLLRLRDKGNTVLVVEHKPETIAIADHVVDLGPGAGTAGGSVCFEGTVEGLRTSDTVTGRHFDDRAGLKDTVRKATGALEIRGASTHNLQGVDVDIPLGVLTVITGVAGSGKSSLVHGSIPATEGVVSVDQGAIRGSRRSNPATYTGLLEPIRKAFAKANGVKPALFSANSEGACPTCNGAGVVYTDLAMMAGVATTCEECEGKRFQASVLEYHLGGRDISEVLAMPVTEAEEFFGAGEARTPTAHKILERLSDVGLGYLTLGQPLTTLSGGERQRLKLATHMGEKGGVYILDEPTTGLHLADVEQLLGLLDRLVDSGKSVIVVEHHQAVMAHADWIIDLGPGAGHDGGRIVFEGTPGELIGAGSTITAEHLAAYVGE from the coding sequence ATGAGCAAGGCCACGAGGACGGACGCGCAGCACGCTGCCGACAGCCATGACCTGATCCGCGTGCACGGGGCACGCGAGAACAACCTCAAGGACGTCAGCATCGAGATCCCGAAGCGCCGGCTCACGGTCTTCACCGGAGTCTCCGGCTCCGGCAAGAGCTCGCTGGTGTTCGACACCATCGCCGCGGAGTCGCAGCGGTTGATCAACGAGACCTACAGCGCCTTCGTGCAGGGCTTCATGCCGACGCTCGCCCGCCCCGAGGTCGACGTCCTCGACGGCCTGACCACCGCCATCACCGTCGACCAGCAGCGCCTCGGCGGTGACCCGCGCTCCACCGTGGGCACCGTCACCGACACCAACGCGATGCTGCGGATCCTGTTCAGCAGACTCGGGACCCCGCACATCGGCTCGCCCAAGGCGTTCTCCTTCAACGTCGCCTCGATCAGCGGGGCGGGCGCGGTGACCATGGAACGCGGCGGACAGACCGTGAAGGAGCGCCGCAGCTTCAGCATCGTCGGCGGCATGTGCCCGCGCTGCGAGGGCCGGGGCACGGTCAACGACATCGACCTCACCCAGCTCTACGACGACTCCAAGTCGCTGAGCGAGGGCGCGATGACCATCCCGGGCTACAAGGCCGGCGGCTGGAACTACCGCCTCTACAGCGAGTCCGGCTTCTTCGACGCGGACAAGCCGATCCGGAGGTTCACCAAGCGGGAGCTCCAGGACTTCCTGTACCGCGAGCCGACCCGGATGAAGATCGCGGGCATCAACATGACCTACGAGGGTCTCGTCCCGCGGATCCAGAAGTCGATGCTCGCCAAGGACCGCGAGTCGATGCAGCCGCACATCCGCGAGTTCGTGGACCGTGCGATCACCTTCACGGTCTGTCCCGAGTGCGAGGGCACCCGGCTGAGCGAGGGCGCCCGGTCCTCGAAGATCAAGGGCATCAGCATCGCCGACGCCTGCGCGATGCAGATCAGCGACCTCGCCGAGTGGGTGCGAGCCCTGGACGAGCCGTCGGTCGGGCCGCTGCTGACGGCGCTGGGGGAGACCCTCGACTCGTTCGTGGAGATCGGGCTCGGCTATCTCTCCCTCGACCGGTCCTCGGGCACGCTGTCCGGGGGCGAGGCGCAGCGCACCAAGATGATCCGGCATCTCGGGTCCTCGCTCACCGATGTCACGTACGTCTTCGACGAGCCGACCATCGGGCTGCACCCCCATGACATCCAGCGCATGAACAACCTGCTGCTGCGCCTGCGGGACAAGGGCAACACGGTGCTCGTCGTGGAGCACAAGCCGGAGACGATCGCGATCGCCGACCATGTCGTCGACCTCGGTCCGGGGGCCGGTACGGCGGGCGGTTCGGTCTGCTTCGAGGGCACCGTCGAGGGGCTGCGGACCAGCGACACCGTCACCGGGCGCCACTTCGACGACCGGGCCGGTCTCAAGGACACGGTCCGCAAGGCGACCGGCGCGCTGGAGATCCGCGGTGCGAGCACGCACAACCTCCAGGGCGTCGACGTCGACATTCCGCTCGGGGTGCTGACCGTGATCACCGGGGTCGCGGGGTCCGGCAAGAGCTCACTCGTGCACGGGTCGATTCCGGCCACGGAGGGGGTCGTGTCCGTGGACCAGGGTGCGATCCGGGGCTCGCGGCGCAGCAACCCGGCGACGTACACCGGGCTCCTCGAACCGATCCGCAAGGCGTTCGCGAAGGCCAACGGCGTGAAGCCGGCGCTGTTCAGTGCCAACTCCGAGGGGGCGTGTCCCACCTGCAACGGGGCCGGGGTCGTCTACACCGACCTCGCGATGATGGCCGGGGTCGCCACCACCTGCGAGGAGTGCGAGGGGAAGCGGTTCCAGGCGTCGGTCCTCGAGTACCACCTCGGCGGGCGGGACATCAGCGAGGTGCTCGCGATGCCGGTGACGGAGGCCGAGGAGTTCTTCGGGGCCGGTGAGGCGCGCACGCCGACCGCGCACAAGATCCTGGAGCGCCTCTCCGACGTGGGGCTCGGCTATCTCACCCTCGGTCAGCCGCTCACCACGTTGTCCGGCGGTGAGCGGCAGCGGCTGAAGCTGGCGACGCACATGGGGGAGAAGGGCGGGGTGTACATCCTCGACGAACCGACCACCGGCCTTCACCTCGCCGACGTCGAGCAGTTGCTCGGCCTCCTCGACCGGCTCGTCGACTCCGGCAAGTCCGTCATCGTCGTCGAGCACCACCAGGCGGTCATGGCCCACGCCGACTGGATCATCGACCTCGGCCCGGGTGCGGGACACGACGGCGGGCGGATCGTGTTCGAGGGGACGCCGGGGGAGCTGATCGGCGCCGGGTCGACGATCACGGCGGAGCACTTGGCGGCTTACGTGGGGGAGTGA
- a CDS encoding bifunctional 3-phenylpropionate/cinnamic acid dioxygenase ferredoxin subunit, protein MMIPACRLVDLPRGEAYRLDIDPPVSVFHTDDGEVFAIDDTCTHQDASLADGWLEGCEVECPLHASKFDLRTGAVDAPPAKRPVRTHEVHVEDGMIYVQLSLDAPNLPPCVAARLAGGPA, encoded by the coding sequence ATGATGATTCCCGCGTGCCGTCTCGTGGATCTTCCTCGAGGCGAGGCCTACCGGCTCGACATCGATCCGCCGGTCTCGGTGTTCCACACCGACGACGGCGAGGTCTTCGCCATCGACGACACCTGCACCCATCAGGACGCCTCGCTCGCCGACGGCTGGCTGGAGGGCTGCGAGGTCGAATGCCCGCTGCACGCCTCGAAGTTCGACCTGCGGACGGGCGCCGTCGACGCCCCGCCGGCCAAGCGCCCGGTCCGCACCCACGAGGTCCACGTCGAGGACGGCATGATCTACGTCCAGCTGTCCCTGGACGCGCCCAACCTGCCGCCCTGCGTCGCGGCCCGGCTCGCCGGCGGACCCGCGTGA
- a CDS encoding PucR family transcriptional regulator encodes MGENGVTFWPPDPDDRGSATAGRPLTVADVLALPVLAMGQPQVVTGVTRLDRPVRWVHITELTDPASFLKGGELVLTTGMPLPEDPTGVRRYVDELTDVGAAALVIELVRRYHRPPDALVQACRARDLPLVTLAKDVNFLEVTQVVHTLLLGHQTDAMRRTQRIHEAFTGLTLRGAGPEDVVRAAAEMSGRTVVLENLVHQALICEASGSTVEEALTDWEQRSRAVPSRDRTEVCGPEGWLMAPVEYQGDRWGRVTMLPDTSGGPPAFTPEDVTVLERTAMALTIARLIHATPWERAAHRNALRDLAEQRHHSPEDARARFAALGLPTEGGFVAVLVDLRSGDDSAGPESLLSQELRTAGVPALVGALAPGRLGVLLALRHSPSWRPTVERLGRAALGLDPEAVVSIGAEVADLYDAPRSFREAERVAESALPGLALPDGRSFHELSDIGLRRLLYALREDIRVQDYAERQLGRLVDHDTRHGTDLLTTLRHYLDAAGNKTTAARRGDLSRETVYQRLRAIERILHRDLESGEQRTELHVALAALDVLRAPH; translated from the coding sequence ATGGGCGAGAACGGCGTCACCTTCTGGCCGCCGGATCCGGACGACCGGGGCTCCGCCACGGCCGGCCGGCCGCTCACCGTGGCCGACGTTCTGGCCCTGCCCGTCCTGGCCATGGGGCAGCCGCAGGTCGTGACCGGGGTGACCCGGCTCGACCGACCGGTGCGCTGGGTCCACATCACCGAGCTGACGGACCCGGCGTCCTTCCTCAAGGGCGGCGAGCTGGTCCTGACCACCGGTATGCCCCTGCCCGAGGATCCGACCGGAGTACGCCGGTACGTGGACGAACTGACCGACGTCGGAGCCGCGGCGCTGGTCATCGAGCTCGTACGCCGCTACCACCGCCCGCCGGACGCGCTCGTCCAGGCCTGCCGGGCCCGCGACCTGCCTCTCGTCACCCTCGCCAAGGACGTCAACTTCCTGGAGGTCACCCAGGTCGTCCACACGCTCCTCCTCGGTCACCAGACGGACGCGATGCGCCGTACCCAGCGGATCCACGAGGCGTTCACCGGCCTGACGCTGCGCGGCGCGGGGCCCGAGGACGTGGTGCGAGCGGCGGCGGAGATGAGCGGCCGCACGGTCGTGCTGGAGAACCTGGTGCACCAGGCGCTGATCTGCGAGGCCTCCGGCAGCACGGTCGAAGAGGCGCTCACCGACTGGGAACAGCGCTCCAGAGCCGTCCCCTCCCGGGACCGCACCGAAGTGTGCGGTCCCGAGGGCTGGCTCATGGCGCCCGTGGAGTACCAGGGCGATCGCTGGGGCCGCGTGACCATGCTCCCGGACACCTCTGGCGGGCCACCGGCCTTCACCCCCGAGGACGTGACCGTTCTGGAGCGGACGGCGATGGCCCTGACCATCGCCCGTCTCATCCATGCCACGCCCTGGGAACGCGCCGCGCACCGCAACGCCCTGCGCGATCTCGCCGAACAGCGCCACCACTCCCCCGAGGACGCCCGCGCCCGCTTCGCCGCGCTGGGTCTGCCCACCGAGGGTGGATTCGTCGCGGTGCTGGTGGACCTGCGCAGCGGAGACGACAGCGCCGGGCCGGAGTCCCTCCTGTCCCAGGAACTACGGACCGCGGGCGTGCCCGCACTCGTCGGCGCGCTGGCCCCCGGGCGGCTCGGCGTGCTGCTGGCGTTGCGTCACTCACCGTCCTGGCGGCCCACGGTGGAGCGGCTCGGTCGGGCCGCACTCGGCCTGGACCCCGAGGCGGTCGTGAGCATCGGTGCCGAGGTCGCGGACCTCTACGACGCCCCCCGTTCCTTCCGCGAGGCCGAACGCGTGGCCGAGTCCGCCCTGCCCGGGCTTGCCCTGCCCGACGGCAGGTCCTTCCACGAGCTGTCCGACATCGGCCTGCGCCGACTGCTGTACGCGCTCCGCGAGGACATCCGCGTCCAGGACTACGCCGAGCGGCAGCTCGGCCGTCTCGTCGATCACGACACCCGGCACGGCACGGACCTGCTGACGACCCTGCGCCACTACCTCGACGCGGCCGGCAACAAGACCACCGCCGCCCGCCGCGGCGACCTCTCCCGGGAGACCGTCTACCAACGCCTTCGGGCCATCGAGCGCATCCTCCACCGCGACCTCGAGTCCGGCGAACAGCGCACCGAACTGCACGTGGCGCTGGCCGCACTTGATGTGCTGCGTGCCCCTCACTGA
- a CDS encoding IclR family transcriptional regulator: protein MQSVDRAIHVMEILAQRGEAGVSEVAAEIDVHKSTAFRLLGALEARGLVEQAGERGKYRLGFGIVRLAGAVTGRIDITQQSRPVCEDLAEEIGETVNLAVMQERYAVNLYQVRGPGAVTAQNWVGQLTPLHATSSGKILLAHLPAKERAALLTETGLKKVTPRTITAKTKLEKNLAEARERGYAWALEELELGLHAMAAPVRDRDGEVIAALSASGPAYRFSEERLHELAPVLVKGAEEISHRMGYLG, encoded by the coding sequence GTGCAGTCCGTCGACCGGGCCATTCACGTGATGGAGATCCTCGCCCAGCGCGGCGAGGCCGGCGTCAGCGAGGTGGCGGCCGAGATAGACGTTCACAAGTCCACGGCGTTCCGGCTCCTCGGCGCCCTGGAAGCGCGCGGCCTGGTGGAACAGGCGGGTGAGCGCGGCAAGTACCGTCTGGGTTTCGGCATCGTGCGCCTGGCCGGCGCGGTCACCGGACGCATCGACATCACCCAGCAGAGCCGCCCGGTCTGCGAGGACCTGGCGGAGGAGATCGGCGAGACCGTGAACCTCGCCGTGATGCAGGAGCGTTACGCGGTCAACCTCTACCAGGTGCGCGGCCCGGGCGCCGTCACGGCGCAGAACTGGGTCGGCCAACTGACCCCGTTGCACGCCACGTCGAGTGGCAAGATCCTGCTGGCCCACCTGCCCGCCAAGGAGCGCGCCGCGCTGTTGACCGAGACCGGCCTGAAGAAGGTCACCCCGCGCACCATCACCGCGAAGACGAAGCTCGAGAAGAACCTCGCCGAGGCCCGGGAGCGCGGTTACGCCTGGGCCCTGGAGGAGTTGGAGCTCGGCCTGCACGCCATGGCCGCGCCGGTCCGCGACCGGGACGGAGAGGTCATCGCGGCGCTCAGCGCCTCAGGACCCGCGTACCGCTTCTCCGAGGAGCGCCTCCACGAGCTCGCTCCGGTACTGGTCAAGGGCGCCGAGGAGATCAGCCACCGCATGGGTTACCTGGGCTGA
- a CDS encoding aspartate aminotransferase family protein: MTALSPHLRQATPVVAARGEGVHLYGEDGRRYLDFTAGIGVTSTGHCHPKVVAAAQEQVGTLVHGQYTTVMHQPLRRLVDKLGEVLPTGLDSLFFTNSGSEAVEAALRLARQATGRPNILVCHGGFHGRTVAAAAMTTSGIRFRSGFSPLMSGVVVTPFPSAYRYGWDEETATRFALQELDYTLQTISSPADTAAVIVEPVLGEGGYVPATRAFLEGLRERADRHGFLLILDEVQTGVGRTGRFWGHDHFGVTPDILVTAKGLASGFPLSGIAASEELMSKAWPGSQGGTYGANAVACAAACATLDVVRDEKLVENAEAMGARLRQGLEAVADRTPAIGDVRGLGLMLASEFVTEDGSPDPETAARVQRAAVDEGLLLLLCGAWNQVVRMIPALVIDETAVDEGLQAWATAVAAGTSGAADR, from the coding sequence ATGACCGCACTGTCGCCGCACCTTCGCCAGGCCACGCCCGTCGTGGCGGCCCGGGGCGAGGGCGTCCACCTCTACGGCGAGGACGGCCGCCGCTATCTCGACTTCACCGCCGGGATCGGCGTCACCAGCACCGGACACTGCCACCCGAAGGTCGTGGCGGCGGCGCAGGAGCAGGTGGGCACACTCGTCCACGGTCAGTACACGACCGTCATGCACCAGCCGCTGCGCCGGCTCGTCGACAAGCTCGGCGAGGTGCTGCCGACAGGACTGGACAGTCTGTTCTTCACGAACTCCGGCAGCGAGGCCGTGGAGGCGGCGCTGCGGCTGGCCCGGCAGGCCACCGGCCGCCCCAACATCCTGGTCTGCCACGGCGGCTTCCACGGACGGACCGTCGCCGCCGCCGCCATGACCACCTCCGGCATCCGCTTCCGGTCCGGTTTCTCCCCGCTGATGAGCGGAGTGGTCGTCACCCCCTTCCCGTCGGCCTACCGCTACGGCTGGGACGAGGAGACCGCCACGCGTTTCGCGCTCCAGGAGCTGGACTACACGCTCCAGACGATCTCCTCGCCCGCCGACACGGCCGCGGTCATCGTCGAGCCGGTGCTCGGTGAGGGCGGGTACGTCCCCGCGACCCGTGCCTTCCTGGAAGGGCTGCGCGAACGGGCCGACCGGCACGGCTTCCTCCTCATCCTGGACGAGGTGCAGACCGGCGTCGGTCGCACCGGCCGCTTCTGGGGCCACGACCACTTCGGGGTCACCCCGGACATCCTCGTCACCGCCAAGGGCCTGGCCAGCGGCTTCCCGCTGTCCGGCATCGCGGCCTCCGAGGAGCTGATGAGCAAGGCGTGGCCGGGATCGCAGGGCGGCACGTACGGCGCCAACGCGGTGGCCTGCGCGGCGGCCTGCGCCACGCTCGACGTCGTACGGGACGAGAAGCTCGTCGAGAACGCCGAGGCGATGGGAGCGCGGCTGCGGCAGGGCCTGGAGGCGGTCGCCGACCGGACACCGGCCATCGGGGACGTACGCGGCCTCGGGCTGATGCTGGCCAGCGAATTCGTCACCGAGGACGGCAGCCCGGACCCCGAGACCGCCGCCCGCGTACAGCGCGCCGCGGTCGACGAGGGCCTGCTGCTGTTGCTGTGCGGTGCCTGGAACCAGGTCGTGCGGATGATCCCGGCACTCGTGATCGACGAGACGGCGGTGGACGAGGGACTTCAGGCGTGGGCGACCGCCGTGGCGGCCGGTACCTCGGGAGCGGCGGACCGATGA
- a CDS encoding aromatic ring-hydroxylating oxygenase subunit alpha: protein MTSTSLPDSLIATLPGASYTDPGIFAQEQERIFETMWFCAVRAQDLPKPGAFKTVEVGRESILVTRARDNSIRAYFNVCRHRGAKLCTEESGEVKRAFQCPYHAWTYDLTGKLVAAPNLTKMPDVGRTEYGLASVAVREWLGYVWVCLAEDPPPFDEVVQDVVARLGDTESIEHYDIGGLEVGRRIVYDVKANWKLIVENFMECYHCATIHPELTEVLPEFADGYAAQYYVGHGAEFGEDVRGFTVDGSEGLDRIPGVSNDQDRRYYAITVRPQVFINLVPDHVIFHRMYPVAADRTIVECDWLYLPHVVESGKDVSRSVELFDRVNRQDFDACERTQPGMSSRLYAKGGVLVPSEHHIGEFHDWVQARLGAQPR, encoded by the coding sequence GTGACCTCGACCAGCCTGCCGGACAGTCTGATCGCCACCCTCCCCGGCGCCTCCTACACGGATCCCGGGATCTTCGCCCAGGAGCAGGAGCGCATCTTCGAGACGATGTGGTTCTGCGCCGTCCGCGCCCAGGACCTGCCCAAACCCGGTGCCTTCAAGACGGTTGAGGTGGGCCGCGAGAGCATCCTCGTCACGCGGGCCCGGGACAACTCGATCCGCGCCTACTTCAATGTCTGCCGGCACCGGGGCGCCAAGCTGTGCACCGAGGAGTCCGGCGAGGTCAAGCGAGCCTTCCAATGCCCGTACCACGCCTGGACGTACGACCTGACGGGCAAGCTCGTCGCCGCCCCCAACCTGACGAAGATGCCGGACGTGGGACGTACCGAGTACGGCCTCGCGAGCGTGGCGGTGCGCGAATGGCTGGGCTATGTGTGGGTGTGCCTCGCGGAGGACCCGCCGCCCTTCGACGAGGTCGTCCAGGACGTGGTCGCGCGCCTGGGCGACACCGAGTCGATCGAGCACTACGACATCGGGGGGCTGGAGGTCGGCCGGCGGATCGTCTATGACGTGAAGGCGAACTGGAAACTCATCGTCGAGAACTTCATGGAGTGCTACCACTGCGCGACGATCCACCCCGAACTCACCGAGGTGCTGCCGGAGTTCGCCGACGGATACGCGGCCCAGTACTACGTGGGCCACGGCGCGGAGTTCGGTGAGGACGTCAGGGGCTTCACCGTCGACGGCTCGGAGGGGCTGGACCGGATTCCCGGAGTCTCGAACGACCAGGACCGCCGCTACTACGCGATCACCGTGCGGCCGCAGGTGTTCATCAACCTCGTGCCCGACCATGTGATCTTCCACCGGATGTACCCGGTGGCCGCCGACCGCACGATCGTCGAGTGCGACTGGCTCTATCTGCCGCATGTCGTCGAGAGCGGCAAGGATGTCAGCAGGTCGGTGGAGCTCTTCGACCGGGTCAACCGGCAGGACTTCGACGCGTGCGAGCGCACGCAGCCCGGGATGAGCTCACGGCTGTACGCCAAGGGCGGCGTCCTGGTGCCCAGCGAGCACCACATCGGCGAGTTCCACGACTGGGTCCAGGCCCGGCTGGGGGCTCAGCCCAGGTAA